The following are from one region of the Streptomyces changanensis genome:
- a CDS encoding acetylornithine transaminase produces the protein MSNEGLTRRWRSTMTDNYGTPRLPLVRGAGSRVWDADGNEYLDFVGGIAVNALGHAHPAVVKAVSEQIAALSHVSNLFVAEPPVALAERLLGLFDRPGRVYFANSGAEANEAAFKMGRLTGRPHMVATTGGFHGRTMGALALTGQPGKREPFLPLPGDVTHVPYGDALALEQAVTTDTALVVFEPVQGENGVVVPPAGYLEAARAITRATGTLLVLDEVQTGIGRCGHWFAHQAHGIEPDVVTLAKGLGGGLPLGATVAFGEAAELLKPGHHGTTFGGNPVACAAGLAVLDTLGADGALDEVKRLGERLRDGIEALDHPLVSHVRGAGLLLGIVLTEPLAPQVQQAAQDAGLLVNAPAPDVVRLMPSLVIGDEEADTFLRVLPGVLDQTYGETRAGE, from the coding sequence ATGAGCAACGAAGGGCTCACCCGGCGCTGGCGGTCCACCATGACGGACAACTACGGCACGCCCCGCCTCCCGCTCGTCCGCGGCGCCGGCAGCCGCGTCTGGGACGCGGACGGCAACGAGTACCTCGACTTCGTCGGCGGCATCGCGGTCAACGCGCTCGGCCACGCCCATCCGGCGGTCGTCAAGGCGGTCTCCGAGCAGATCGCCGCCCTCTCCCACGTCTCCAACCTCTTCGTCGCCGAGCCGCCGGTCGCCCTCGCCGAACGGCTGCTGGGGCTCTTCGACCGCCCCGGACGGGTTTACTTCGCCAACTCCGGCGCCGAGGCCAACGAAGCCGCCTTCAAGATGGGCCGGCTGACGGGCCGTCCCCACATGGTCGCGACCACCGGCGGCTTCCACGGCCGCACGATGGGCGCCCTCGCGCTCACCGGGCAGCCAGGCAAGCGCGAGCCGTTCCTGCCGCTGCCCGGTGACGTGACGCACGTCCCGTACGGCGACGCGCTCGCCCTGGAGCAGGCCGTCACCACCGACACCGCCCTCGTCGTCTTCGAACCCGTCCAGGGCGAGAACGGCGTCGTCGTGCCGCCCGCCGGCTATCTGGAGGCGGCCCGCGCGATCACCCGCGCCACCGGCACCCTCCTGGTCCTGGACGAGGTGCAGACCGGCATCGGCCGGTGCGGCCACTGGTTCGCGCACCAGGCGCACGGGATCGAGCCGGACGTCGTCACCCTGGCCAAGGGCCTCGGCGGCGGCCTGCCCCTCGGCGCGACCGTCGCCTTCGGGGAGGCTGCCGAGCTTTTGAAGCCCGGCCACCACGGCACGACCTTCGGCGGCAACCCCGTCGCCTGCGCCGCCGGTCTCGCCGTCCTCGACACCCTCGGGGCCGACGGAGCCCTCGATGAGGTCAAGCGCCTAGGGGAGAGGCTGCGGGACGGGATCGAGGCCCTGGACCACCCGCTGGTCTCCCACGTCCGCGGCGCGGGCCTCCTGCTGGGTATCGTGCTCACCGAGCCCCTCGCGCCCCAGGTGCAGCAGGCGGCTCAGGACGCCGGCCTCCTGGTGAACGCGCCCGCCCCCGATGTCGTACGGCTCATGCCGTCGCTGGTCATCGGGGACGAGGAGGCGGACACCTTCCTCCGGGTGCTGCCCGGCGTCCTGGACCAGACCTACGGGGAGACACGAGCCGGAGAATGA
- a CDS encoding arginine repressor, which produces MTEAQDNGHGGPSVPQTRTARHRRIVDILNRQPVRSQSQLAKLLADDGLSVTQATLSRDLDELGAVKIRNTGGELIYAVPSEGGFRTPQAPLGESAKEERMRRLSGELLISAEASANLVVLRTPPGAAQFLASAIDQAELHAILGTIAGDDTLLLISRDPAGGQALADHLLRLAQNDR; this is translated from the coding sequence ATGACCGAGGCGCAGGACAACGGCCATGGCGGACCTTCCGTCCCGCAGACCCGCACGGCGCGCCACCGCCGGATCGTGGACATCCTCAACCGGCAGCCCGTGCGCTCGCAGAGCCAGCTGGCCAAGCTCCTCGCGGACGACGGGCTGAGCGTCACCCAGGCGACGCTCAGCCGCGACCTCGACGAACTGGGCGCGGTGAAGATCCGCAACACGGGCGGCGAACTGATCTACGCCGTACCGAGCGAGGGCGGCTTCCGCACGCCCCAGGCACCGCTGGGCGAGTCGGCGAAGGAGGAGCGCATGCGGCGCCTCTCCGGTGAACTCCTCATCTCCGCCGAGGCGTCCGCCAACCTGGTGGTCCTGCGGACCCCGCCCGGCGCGGCCCAGTTCCTCGCCTCCGCCATCGACCAGGCCGAGCTGCACGCGATCCTCGGCACCATCGCGGGCGACGACACGCTGCTGCTCATCTCCCGCGACCCGGCCGGCGGGCAGGCGCTCGCCGACCACCTGCTGCGCCTGGCGCAGAACGACCGGTAG
- the argB gene encoding acetylglutamate kinase: protein MSTRKHTALPKAQILIEALPWLTRHHGKTVVIKFGGNAMVDDDLKAAFAQDVVFLRHAGLKPVVVHGGGPQISAALDRHGLVSEFKAGLRVTTPEAMDVVRMVLAGQVQRELVGLLNRHGPFAVGMTGEDAHTITATRHRPLIDGQAVDIGRVGEVTAIDTGAVEALLADGRIPVVSSIARSEDDGHVYNVNADTAAAALAAALGAETLMVLTDVEGLYEDWPHSDEVISRLTATELEKLLPELSSGMVPKMEGCLHAVRNGVRTARVIDGRVQHSILLEIFTDEGIGTMVVADAEEAPA, encoded by the coding sequence ATGAGCACCCGCAAGCACACCGCGCTGCCGAAGGCGCAGATCCTCATCGAGGCCCTGCCCTGGCTCACCCGCCACCACGGCAAGACCGTCGTCATCAAGTTCGGCGGCAACGCCATGGTCGACGACGACCTGAAGGCGGCCTTCGCGCAGGACGTCGTCTTCCTCCGCCACGCCGGCCTCAAGCCCGTCGTCGTGCACGGCGGAGGACCGCAGATCAGCGCCGCCCTCGACCGACACGGCCTGGTCAGCGAGTTCAAGGCGGGCCTGCGCGTCACCACCCCCGAGGCGATGGACGTCGTCCGGATGGTGCTCGCCGGGCAGGTCCAGCGCGAACTCGTCGGCCTGCTCAACCGGCACGGGCCGTTCGCCGTCGGCATGACCGGCGAGGACGCCCACACCATCACCGCCACCCGGCACCGGCCGCTCATCGACGGGCAGGCCGTCGACATCGGCCGCGTCGGCGAGGTCACGGCCATCGACACCGGAGCCGTCGAGGCGCTCCTCGCCGACGGGCGGATCCCCGTGGTGTCGTCGATCGCCCGCTCGGAGGACGACGGACATGTCTACAACGTCAATGCTGATACGGCGGCTGCGGCACTCGCTGCGGCGCTTGGCGCAGAGACCCTGATGGTCCTCACGGACGTCGAGGGACTGTACGAGGACTGGCCGCACAGCGACGAGGTCATCAGCCGCCTCACCGCCACCGAGCTGGAGAAGCTGCTGCCCGAGCTGTCCAGCGGCATGGTCCCCAAGATGGAGGGCTGCCTCCACGCCGTGCGCAACGGCGTCCGCACCGCGCGCGTGATCGACGGGCGCGTGCAGCACTCCATCCTGCTGGAGATCTTCACCGACGAGGGCATCGGCACCATGGTCGTGGCCGACGCAGAGGAGGCACCCGCATGA
- the argJ gene encoding bifunctional glutamate N-acetyltransferase/amino-acid acetyltransferase ArgJ, with protein sequence MSVTAAKGFTAAGIAAGIKENGTPDLALVVNTGPRRAAAGVFTSNRVKAAPVLWSEQVLRTGELTAVVLNSGGANACTGPQGFQDTHATAEKAAEVLGIGAGEVAVASTGLIGVLLPMDRLLPGIDKAAADLSEHGGEKAAIAIKTTDTVHKTAVVSRDGWTVGGMAKGAGMLAPGLATMLVVLTTDADVAAPDLDKALREATRTTFDRVDSDGCMSTNDTVLLLASGATGLTPAHDDFAEAVREVCDDLGRQLIGDAEGASKEIRVEVVNAATEADAVEVGRSIARNNLLKCAIHGEDPNWGRVLSAIGTTAAAFEPDRLNVAINGVWVCRNGSVGEDRDLVDMRYREVTITADLSAGTESAVIWTNDLTADYVHENSAYSS encoded by the coding sequence GTGAGCGTCACGGCAGCCAAGGGATTCACGGCGGCGGGCATCGCCGCCGGGATCAAGGAGAACGGCACCCCGGACCTGGCCCTCGTGGTCAACACCGGCCCCCGCCGCGCCGCCGCCGGCGTCTTCACCTCCAACCGCGTCAAGGCCGCCCCGGTCCTCTGGTCCGAGCAGGTCCTCAGGACCGGCGAGCTGACCGCCGTCGTCCTCAACTCCGGCGGCGCCAACGCCTGTACGGGCCCCCAGGGCTTCCAGGACACCCACGCCACCGCCGAGAAGGCCGCCGAGGTCCTCGGGATCGGCGCGGGCGAGGTCGCCGTCGCCTCCACGGGCCTCATCGGGGTGCTGCTCCCCATGGACCGGCTCCTGCCGGGGATCGACAAGGCCGCCGCCGACCTCTCCGAGCACGGCGGCGAGAAGGCCGCCATCGCCATCAAGACCACCGACACGGTCCACAAGACCGCCGTGGTGAGCCGCGACGGCTGGACCGTCGGCGGCATGGCCAAGGGCGCCGGCATGCTCGCCCCGGGCCTCGCCACCATGCTCGTGGTCCTCACCACCGACGCCGACGTCGCAGCCCCCGATCTGGACAAGGCGTTGCGCGAGGCCACCCGCACCACCTTCGACCGGGTGGACTCCGACGGCTGCATGTCCACCAACGACACCGTCCTGCTCCTCGCCTCCGGCGCCACCGGCCTCACCCCCGCCCACGACGACTTCGCCGAGGCCGTGCGCGAGGTGTGCGACGACCTCGGCCGGCAGCTGATCGGCGACGCCGAGGGCGCCTCCAAGGAGATCCGGGTCGAGGTCGTGAACGCCGCGACCGAGGCCGACGCCGTCGAGGTGGGCCGCTCCATCGCCCGCAACAACCTCCTCAAGTGCGCCATCCACGGCGAGGACCCCAACTGGGGCCGGGTCCTGTCCGCCATCGGCACCACCGCGGCCGCCTTCGAACCGGACCGGCTGAACGTCGCCATCAACGGCGTGTGGGTCTGCAGGAACGGGTCCGTCGGCGAGGACCGCGACCTCGTCGACATGCGCTACCGCGAGGTCACCATCACCGCCGATTTGTCCGCCGGCACCGAGTCCGCCGTCATCTGGACCAACGACCTCACCGCCGACTACGTCCACGAGAACAGCGCCTACAGCTCATGA
- the argC gene encoding N-acetyl-gamma-glutamyl-phosphate reductase, whose protein sequence is MAVRVAVAGASGYAGGELLRLLLAHPGVEIGALTGNSNAGESLGALQPHLLPLADRVLEPTTPEVLAGHDVVFLALPHGRSAEVAERLGDRVLVVDMGADFRLADATDWERFYGTPHAGTWPYGLPELPGARAALEGSRRVAVPGCYPTAVTLALFPAYAAGIAEPEAVVVAASGTSGAGKALKPHLLGAEVIGSMSPYGVGGGHRHTPEMAQNLGAVAGEPVTVSFTPTLAPMSRGILATCSAKARPGTTAEDVRAAYRKAYADEPFVHLLPEGRWPATASVQGSNAVQVQVAHDPAAGRVIAVSAIDNLTKGTAGGAVQSMNIALGLPEETGLPTVGLAP, encoded by the coding sequence ATGGCGGTACGTGTGGCGGTGGCCGGTGCGAGCGGGTACGCGGGGGGAGAGCTCCTCCGTCTGCTGCTCGCCCACCCCGGGGTGGAGATCGGCGCCCTGACCGGCAACTCCAACGCCGGGGAGAGCCTCGGCGCCCTGCAGCCGCACCTCCTGCCGCTCGCCGACCGCGTCCTGGAGCCGACCACCCCCGAGGTGCTCGCCGGCCACGACGTCGTCTTCCTGGCCCTGCCCCACGGCCGGTCCGCCGAGGTCGCCGAGCGGCTCGGGGACCGGGTGCTCGTCGTCGACATGGGCGCCGACTTCCGACTGGCGGACGCCACCGACTGGGAGCGGTTCTACGGCACCCCGCACGCCGGGACCTGGCCGTACGGCCTCCCCGAGCTGCCGGGCGCCCGCGCCGCGCTCGAGGGGTCCAGGCGCGTCGCGGTGCCCGGCTGCTACCCGACCGCCGTGACGCTCGCCCTCTTCCCGGCCTACGCCGCCGGGATCGCCGAACCCGAGGCGGTGGTCGTCGCCGCGAGCGGCACCTCCGGCGCGGGCAAGGCGCTCAAGCCGCACCTGCTCGGCGCCGAGGTCATCGGCTCGATGTCGCCCTACGGCGTCGGCGGCGGCCACCGGCACACGCCCGAGATGGCGCAGAACCTCGGCGCGGTCGCCGGCGAGCCCGTCACCGTGTCGTTCACGCCCACCCTCGCGCCCATGTCCCGCGGCATCCTCGCCACGTGCAGTGCCAAGGCACGGCCCGGCACCACGGCGGAGGACGTGCGGGCCGCGTACCGGAAGGCGTACGCCGACGAACCGTTCGTGCACCTCCTGCCTGAGGGGCGCTGGCCGGCCACGGCGTCCGTCCAGGGCTCCAACGCCGTCCAGGTACAGGTCGCCCACGACCCGGCGGCGGGGCGCGTCATCGCCGTCAGCGCCATCGACAACCTGACGAAGGGCACCGCGGGCGGTGCGGTGCAGAGCATGAACATCGCCCTCGGACTTCCCGAGGAGACCGGCCTCCCGACGGTCGGGCTCGCCCCGTGA